The following are encoded together in the Caldisericota bacterium genome:
- a CDS encoding xanthine dehydrogenase family protein subunit M produces MAIVQEFEYFKPERIEDIIKLLSEYKGKARLLAGGTDLVVRIKDELESPAAVIDIKGIEELKKLEFREGKLHIGALVTFTDLIDSDIVKEQFPLLWESSKTVASVGVRNRATLAGNICSGVPSLDSGPALLIYEADIIVRGAEGERVIPALNWFLGPRRTALKEEEFVREIVFSLPAKKHGGSYIKLGRYKGEDLAQVGLGILALEGNEYRLAFCAVGPVPSRAKKIEAFLNGKPLTDSLIEEAKKLVSEEISPITDVRATKEYRVHVAKIMLERGIKAAVERINGNGPAYGERLI; encoded by the coding sequence ATGGCAATAGTACAAGAATTTGAGTATTTTAAACCAGAAAGAATTGAAGACATTATTAAACTTCTTAGCGAATATAAAGGCAAGGCTCGCCTTCTTGCAGGCGGTACGGATCTGGTTGTTAGAATTAAGGATGAACTTGAATCTCCTGCAGCGGTTATTGACATTAAAGGCATTGAAGAATTAAAAAAACTTGAATTCAGAGAAGGTAAGCTCCATATTGGAGCACTTGTAACCTTTACTGACCTGATTGATTCAGATATTGTAAAGGAACAATTTCCTTTGCTCTGGGAATCCTCAAAGACAGTTGCTTCTGTCGGAGTACGTAACAGGGCAACTTTAGCAGGGAATATTTGTTCAGGAGTGCCATCACTTGATAGTGGCCCTGCCCTTCTTATATACGAAGCAGATATTATCGTGCGAGGCGCAGAGGGAGAAAGGGTTATCCCGGCACTTAACTGGTTCCTTGGGCCAAGAAGAACTGCTCTCAAAGAGGAAGAATTCGTTCGTGAAATTGTTTTTTCTCTTCCTGCGAAAAAACACGGAGGAAGCTATATAAAACTTGGTAGATACAAAGGAGAAGACCTTGCTCAGGTTGGTTTAGGCATACTTGCATTAGAAGGGAACGAATATCGTTTAGCATTCTGTGCGGTTGGACCGGTACCAAGTAGAGCAAAGAAAATAGAAGCATTTTTGAATGGGAAACCACTAACGGATTCATTAATTGAAGAGGCGAAAAAATTGGTATCCGAAGAAATTTCTCCAATCACAGATGTGCGAGCTACAAAGGAGTATAGAGTGCATGTGGCAAAAATTATGCTTGAAAGAGGAATTAAGGCCGCTGTTGAAAGAATTAATGGCAATGGTCCAGCTTATGGAGAAAGATTAATTTAG
- a CDS encoding (2Fe-2S)-binding protein, which translates to MKKISFILNGEKRSTYVEPNNLLVDVLREKLGMHSIKYACGRGDCGACTVLLNGKGVRSCIILAIEADGQEILTVEGLSKDKLTSLQESFIDHGSFQCGFCAPGMIMSATELLEKNPNPTEEEVKEGLSGNLCRCTGYTPIIKAVLDVEKRDVDKK; encoded by the coding sequence ATGAAAAAAATTTCGTTTATTTTAAATGGTGAGAAAAGAAGTACTTATGTAGAACCAAATAATTTACTTGTTGATGTCTTAAGAGAAAAACTTGGAATGCATAGCATAAAATATGCATGTGGAAGAGGAGATTGTGGTGCCTGTACGGTTCTATTGAATGGTAAAGGCGTTAGGTCTTGTATAATACTTGCAATTGAGGCTGATGGTCAAGAAATTTTAACAGTTGAAGGATTATCAAAGGACAAACTTACTTCCCTTCAAGAGTCTTTTATTGACCACGGTTCATTTCAGTGTGGATTTTGTGCCCCGGGAATGATAATGTCGGCGACAGAGCTTTTGGAAAAAAACCCAAACCCAACAGAGGAAGAAGTAAAAGAAGGGCTATCAGGGAATCTATGTAGATGTACTGGCTATACTCCTATAATCAAGGCAGTACTTGATGTAGAAAAAAGAGATGTTGATAAAAAATAA
- a CDS encoding molybdopterin cofactor-binding domain-containing protein produces the protein MEEFKFIGKSVKRLDEKEKVTGAAKYVDDIDFGPNLLYAEIIESPHSHALIKSIDTSKAEKMEGVVKVVTGKDFPYKFGLYMKDRYIFAQDRVRFVGEQVAAVIARDPRTAQKAAKLVKVEYEPLQPVFDPIEALKEDAVIIHPDLGNYPHVPWFFPKGGTNITHRLKLRKGNADKGFKDADFILKDTYRVPRYAHCCLETHIAVGLLDYSGRLTIWASTQSPYTQRNLFADALAPLGFSHKDIRVIAPYVGGGFGGKAGVTMEIVAAALATTVKGHPVKVMWRRDQEFYNTYMRQQVVTNIKVGVKKDGTITAFEMANYWDAGPYAEYGANVVNASGLSATGPYRIPNVTIDSYCIYTNLPAAGPYRGFGYSEMSFSVESHMTRIANAIGMDQAEFRRKNGIKEGDSVAYGAPMNPNGLLEAIDKVADEIEWGKKEESKDPNKAIGKGLSIFWKAPAMPPNVTTSAFIKFNEDGSLNILVSGMELGQGYLTVMAQVAAEILTVPIEKIRVELPDTDRNPYHWQTVASHVTWASGNAVKRASLEMRDKMFEVVHAAYHYDKDSLYLEDEKVKCKLHSSFELPLRDFVINGIETKDGTYRGGAIVGSGSFMPEYTSAKQNPETSQGGHPNVHYTVGAGAVKIEVDKQTGKIRVLKAVEAVDAGKAINPRNVEHQIIGGLLQGLATVLYEDMRFDENGKILNPNFTDYKIPTFLDIPDEIVPIIVEVPQPDGPFGARGIAEHTMIPAAPIIANAVEDAIGIRVKTMPVTAEKIAMAVADNKKEVDDFLMIMKK, from the coding sequence ATGGAAGAATTTAAATTTATTGGGAAATCAGTAAAAAGATTAGATGAAAAGGAAAAAGTAACTGGAGCTGCAAAATATGTTGATGATATTGACTTTGGACCAAATCTTCTTTATGCTGAAATAATTGAAAGCCCTCATTCGCATGCACTGATAAAGAGTATTGATACAAGTAAAGCAGAAAAAATGGAAGGCGTTGTGAAAGTTGTTACAGGAAAAGACTTTCCTTACAAGTTTGGCCTATACATGAAAGATCGATACATATTTGCTCAGGATAGGGTGAGATTTGTTGGAGAGCAGGTTGCAGCAGTTATTGCAAGAGATCCAAGGACTGCACAAAAAGCTGCAAAATTAGTTAAGGTCGAATACGAACCTCTTCAACCAGTTTTTGATCCGATTGAAGCATTGAAGGAAGATGCTGTTATTATTCATCCAGACCTTGGAAATTACCCTCATGTGCCATGGTTTTTTCCAAAAGGCGGCACAAATATTACCCATCGTTTAAAACTTAGGAAAGGAAATGCCGATAAAGGATTTAAAGATGCAGATTTTATTCTTAAAGATACTTACAGAGTTCCAAGATATGCTCATTGTTGCCTTGAGACACATATAGCAGTTGGGCTTCTTGATTATTCAGGGAGGTTAACTATTTGGGCAAGTACTCAATCCCCTTATACGCAGAGAAACCTTTTTGCTGATGCACTTGCTCCTCTTGGTTTTTCACACAAGGATATTAGAGTAATAGCTCCGTATGTTGGTGGTGGCTTTGGTGGGAAAGCTGGGGTAACAATGGAGATTGTCGCTGCTGCTCTGGCAACGACCGTAAAAGGGCACCCTGTTAAGGTTATGTGGAGAAGAGACCAGGAGTTTTATAATACGTATATGAGGCAACAGGTTGTTACAAATATAAAAGTTGGAGTAAAGAAGGATGGAACAATAACTGCATTTGAGATGGCAAACTACTGGGATGCTGGCCCGTATGCTGAGTACGGGGCAAATGTTGTGAATGCATCAGGTTTGTCAGCAACAGGCCCTTATAGAATACCAAATGTGACAATTGATTCATACTGTATTTATACGAATCTTCCTGCAGCAGGTCCTTACAGAGGTTTTGGATATTCGGAGATGTCATTTTCGGTTGAGTCGCATATGACAAGAATTGCAAATGCTATAGGTATGGATCAAGCAGAGTTCAGAAGAAAAAATGGAATAAAGGAGGGAGATTCTGTTGCTTATGGTGCCCCAATGAATCCTAATGGACTTCTTGAAGCAATTGATAAAGTTGCTGATGAAATTGAATGGGGTAAAAAAGAAGAATCAAAAGATCCAAACAAAGCAATTGGGAAAGGTCTATCTATTTTTTGGAAAGCACCTGCAATGCCACCAAACGTTACAACTTCTGCTTTTATAAAATTCAATGAAGATGGAAGTTTGAATATTCTTGTTTCTGGTATGGAATTAGGACAGGGATATCTTACGGTTATGGCTCAAGTTGCTGCAGAGATTCTTACCGTTCCAATTGAAAAGATAAGAGTTGAGCTTCCAGATACGGATAGAAATCCCTATCATTGGCAAACCGTTGCATCCCACGTAACATGGGCTAGTGGTAATGCAGTTAAGAGGGCTTCACTTGAAATGAGGGATAAGATGTTTGAGGTTGTACATGCAGCATATCATTATGATAAAGATTCTCTTTATCTTGAAGATGAAAAGGTTAAATGCAAATTGCATTCTAGTTTTGAATTGCCACTTAGGGACTTCGTAATAAACGGGATTGAGACTAAAGACGGAACGTATAGAGGCGGGGCAATAGTTGGAAGTGGCTCATTTATGCCAGAATACACATCTGCAAAGCAGAACCCCGAGACAAGCCAGGGTGGTCATCCAAATGTTCATTACACCGTTGGTGCTGGAGCAGTAAAAATTGAAGTAGATAAACAGACTGGCAAAATAAGGGTTCTTAAGGCTGTTGAGGCAGTTGATGCCGGAAAAGCAATTAATCCACGGAATGTTGAGCATCAAATCATTGGAGGTCTTTTGCAAGGATTAGCAACTGTATTGTATGAGGATATGAGATTTGATGAAAATGGTAAAATACTCAATCCAAATTTTACGGATTATAAAATCCCTACATTTTTAGATATTCCTGATGAAATTGTACCGATAATTGTTGAGGTACCTCAGCCAGATGGGCCATTTGGTGCACGAGGTATTGCCGAACATACAATGATTCCAGCAGCACCTATCATTGCAAATGCGGTTGAAGATGCGATTGGTATTAGAGTAAAGACAATGCCAGTAACTGCAGAAAAGATTGCCATGGCAGTTGCTGATAACAAAAAAGAGGTAGATGATTTCTTGATGATAATGAAAAAATAG